GCTGATTGACGACGGCGGGATTCATCTCGACCATGTCTTTCACTGTATCCAACATGCCCAGCGCTGCAGCCGCGTGTATATCGACGGGAGCTCCTCGTTCAATCAAATATCGGGAAAGGTCATGGTGATCATGATGTAAAACCCCGAATCCTCCGGCCCACCAACTGCTTTTTGCCTGCAAATCAGCGCCTTGCTCCAGTAATATGTCCACAGCCTCGCGGTTCCCCTTTGCCGCTACAGCGACGATCGCAGGCGTATCGAAGGCGAACCACGGCTCATTAATTTGCTTGGCAAGAAAGGGATGCTCGTTCAGGCATCGGCTCATAGCGACCGTATCATTACTCACGATCGCCTGTTTGAACTGTTCAACAACCTTCTGCTCGTTCATGCTTTTAGCCTCCAGGCAACCATCTTTTTTGTTTCTCCATCACTATTTATCAATCAAAATAAAACCATTCATTACACATAAATCTTTATCACTCTTCAGGTGGTTGTATACGGCTTCTTGCAGGCTGCTTTTTCTAGGCAGTTTCTCTAAATCTGGATTCGTGGTTCTGAATACAAAGAACAAAAAAGACGAGTTTCTCACAACACCGCTTACGAGCTTAAACATGGAGCTGAATTTATTTATATTGCTGTCAGCACCTAAGATTTCCTTGAAATGCGGCGTAAGAAGCCATGAGTCGCAAACGAAAGCCTTATAGTTATATTCTTTGAAATACGTTTTATAGAACGCCAAGGCTTGCTCAAGGGATTCCCTGCATTTATCCGAGTCTAACGGTTCATACCCAGGTATATGCACATCCAATACATAATCATTTTCACCCAAAACGAGATCGTACTCGTCCAAGGCAAGGGTCACATTTTTCTTCATCATAATCCCATTCTCAAGCATGCAATTCGACATAATAGCCTTATCCGTTTCTCGCAATACAGCCGAAAAGTTGCTTCTATTCTGATCTGTGTCAGGGAGAGTGGTAGTAAACCCTTCCTCATCGAACTCCACCTGATCATGCGGAATTATGACCATTTCACTAGTCTCTTTATTCCTATACACTCTTGCCTTCAAATAATTTTTCTTATAAATAAATTGCAATCGTCCCACTCTGAAAATTTCATTTTTAAAATGGAGCTTCAACCAACGAAGTTCTTCAAATCCATCTTTCTGATGTCTATCTTTGTATCCTCGAATCCATAAATTCACGTCGCTTAAGGTGTGCAGCAGGATCTCCTTGGGCAACTTGTGTTTCTCATAAAATGCTAGAATGTCATCGAATTTCTCCAACAGCACAAGGAGTGGGAAAAAGTTCGCACTTTGCAAATGACTAGCTACATTTTCTTTCAGATCCTCGGATAAATCATATTGGTTCTCTACAAA
Above is a genomic segment from Paenibacillus sp. HWE-109 containing:
- a CDS encoding acyltransferase domain-containing protein; the protein is MDRSYINKINEYLQIDEYNLDLILQCFDEIQSSDFLREQLEIARNQIFVENQYDLSEDLKENVASHLQSANFFPLLVLLEKFDDILAFYEKHKLPKEILLHTLSDVNLWIRGYKDRHQKDGFEELRWLKLHFKNEIFRVGRLQFIYKKNYLKARVYRNKETSEMVIIPHDQVEFDEEGFTTTLPDTDQNRSNFSAVLRETDKAIMSNCMLENGIMMKKNVTLALDEYDLVLGENDYVLDVHIPGYEPLDSDKCRESLEQALAFYKTYFKEYNYKAFVCDSWLLTPHFKEILGADSNINKFSSMFKLVSGVVRNSSFLFFVFRTTNPDLEKLPRKSSLQEAVYNHLKSDKDLCVMNGFILIDK